A region from the uncultured Sunxiuqinia sp. genome encodes:
- a CDS encoding biopolymer transporter ExbD produces MAKKIPEIPAASLADIAFMLLIFFLVTTTMDVDSGLERRLPPMPPEDQEEDDTPPIKERNVFVVLVNANNQLLVEGEITDIDELRDKAKEFMANPYNDEDLPEKKIETVDFFGQVEITKGVISLRNDVGTQYGTYIAVQNELVGAINELREELAKQKFGKPYEKLDSDQQGAIKDIYPSRISEAEPKKVGGN; encoded by the coding sequence ATGGCAAAAAAAATACCCGAAATACCGGCAGCATCTTTGGCTGATATTGCTTTTATGTTGTTGATCTTTTTCCTGGTAACTACCACGATGGATGTTGACAGCGGATTAGAACGTCGTCTTCCTCCAATGCCTCCTGAGGATCAAGAAGAAGATGATACACCTCCAATTAAAGAACGTAACGTTTTTGTGGTTTTGGTAAACGCCAATAACCAATTACTAGTTGAAGGTGAAATAACCGATATTGATGAACTACGTGATAAAGCCAAGGAATTTATGGCTAACCCTTACAATGACGAAGATCTGCCAGAAAAAAAGATTGAAACTGTAGACTTTTTTGGGCAGGTAGAAATTACGAAAGGGGTTATTTCGTTGAGGAATGACGTTGGAACTCAATATGGGACATACATCGCTGTGCAAAATGAGTTGGTAGGTGCCATTAACGAGCTAAGAGAAGAACTTGCAAAACAAAAGTTTGGCAAGCCTTATGAAAAACTTGATAGTGATCAGCAAGGTGCGATAAAAGATATTTATCCATCTCGGATCTCAGAAGCAGAACCTAAAAAAGTGGGAGGAAATTAG
- a CDS encoding CPBP family intramembrane glutamic endopeptidase — protein sequence MIQNDLKQLRLSFLPVAFVSTLALFFVVDPLDQILPSSKIHLNYLEELMRLKTYSFIVIVVIVPILEEILFRGIILRDLLHKFSPFRAIAISALLFAAIHFNLAQLVTGFIGGLFLGYLFWQTKSILTCISAHMVYNAFSFFSYHFLRTNFSIESAIDNTPIYLILYLAAALTLAFSILFIYKTNYTKHINSTNL from the coding sequence ATGATTCAAAATGATTTAAAACAGCTGCGTTTATCTTTTCTTCCAGTTGCTTTTGTTAGTACGCTGGCATTATTTTTTGTCGTTGACCCACTAGACCAAATCCTTCCCTCTTCTAAAATTCATTTAAACTACCTGGAAGAGCTAATGCGATTAAAAACCTACTCCTTTATAGTGATTGTTGTGATTGTCCCAATTTTAGAAGAAATCCTTTTTCGTGGTATTATTCTGAGAGACTTACTCCATAAGTTCAGCCCATTTCGGGCAATTGCGATTTCGGCACTTCTCTTTGCTGCAATTCATTTTAATCTGGCGCAACTAGTCACGGGGTTTATTGGAGGTTTATTTTTAGGCTATCTTTTCTGGCAAACCAAATCTATACTAACATGCATCTCGGCTCACATGGTGTACAATGCTTTTTCATTCTTTTCGTACCACTTTTTAAGAACTAATTTTAGTATCGAATCAGCAATTGACAACACACCAATATACCTCATTTTATATTTAGCAGCAGCGTTAACTTTGGCTTTTAGCATTTTATTCATCTACAAAACAAACTATACCAAACATATCAACTCAACGAATCTTTAA
- the kdsB gene encoding 3-deoxy-manno-octulosonate cytidylyltransferase, whose product MESTKPKFIGIIPARYASTRFPGKPLMKLGDKLIIQHVYENAENAIDNVWVATDDERIAKAVAGFGGKYLMTRDDHQSGTDRCAEAAALLSAEIQFDVVINIQGDEPFVRQEQLNALKSCFDDSETDIATLVKQIESDEVLFNTNRPKVVMDRNQNALLFSREAIPHIRGEEKEKWLTRHDFFSHLGMYAYRKEVLEQITLLLPSRLELAESLEQLRWLENGYRIKVAKTSFESIGIDIPEDLIAAEKFIAKSGI is encoded by the coding sequence ATGGAGTCAACCAAACCTAAGTTTATTGGAATTATACCTGCGCGATACGCTTCAACCCGGTTTCCCGGTAAACCATTGATGAAGCTGGGCGACAAGCTGATCATTCAGCATGTTTATGAAAATGCTGAAAATGCGATAGATAATGTTTGGGTTGCTACCGATGATGAGCGAATTGCAAAAGCAGTTGCCGGATTTGGAGGGAAGTATTTGATGACCCGCGATGATCACCAGAGTGGAACCGATCGGTGTGCTGAAGCGGCTGCACTTTTGTCAGCCGAAATTCAGTTTGATGTGGTTATTAATATTCAGGGGGACGAGCCATTCGTGCGCCAAGAACAATTAAATGCGCTCAAATCATGTTTTGATGACTCAGAAACTGATATTGCAACCTTGGTTAAGCAGATTGAAAGTGACGAAGTATTGTTTAATACGAATCGTCCCAAGGTGGTGATGGATCGGAATCAAAATGCTTTGTTGTTTAGCCGTGAGGCAATTCCTCATATTCGAGGTGAAGAAAAGGAAAAATGGTTAACCCGTCATGATTTTTTTAGTCATCTTGGGATGTATGCTTACCGGAAAGAGGTGTTGGAACAGATTACTTTATTATTGCCTTCGCGATTGGAACTGGCGGAATCTTTGGAGCAATTGCGTTGGCTGGAAAATGGATACCGGATTAAAGTAGCAAAAACCAGCTTTGAAAGTATCGGGATTGATATACCCGAAGACCTTATTGCTGCAGAGAAGTTTATAGCGAAAAGTGGAATATAA
- the gdhA gene encoding NADP-specific glutamate dehydrogenase: MKADINEFLTALKTKTAGEKEFHQAVQEVVESIWDVYQQNPRYKKAKILERMTEPERVIMFRVPWVDDLGEVQINRGYRVEFNSALGPYKGGLRFHPTVTLSILKFLGFEQTFKNSLTSLPMGGGKGGSDFSPKGKSDNEIMRFCQSFMTELQRHIGPHTDVPAGDIGVGGREIGYLFGQYKRIRNEFTGVLTGKGLAWGGSLIRPEATGFGAVYFVHHMLSLLGKDIAGQTFSVSGFGNVAWGAITKITELGGKVVTISGPDGYIYDADGIHGEKIDYLLELRATNNDIVEPYAEEFGAKFYPDRKPWEQKVDIAIPCATENEVNLEDAQLLVKNGCFLLAEASNMGCTADAAEYLIKTISYAPGKAVNAGGVAVSGLEMTQNSQRLNWTREEVDGRLHIIMREIHDTCVRYGREGDKINYVKGANVGGFVKVADAMLAQGVV, translated from the coding sequence ATGAAAGCGGATATTAATGAATTTTTGACGGCATTAAAAACGAAAACAGCTGGTGAAAAGGAATTTCATCAAGCGGTTCAAGAAGTGGTAGAAAGCATTTGGGATGTCTATCAACAAAATCCTCGATATAAGAAGGCAAAAATATTGGAACGTATGACTGAACCTGAGCGGGTAATTATGTTTCGCGTTCCTTGGGTTGACGATTTAGGAGAGGTTCAAATTAACAGAGGATACCGTGTCGAATTCAATTCTGCTTTGGGTCCGTACAAAGGCGGATTACGTTTTCACCCTACAGTAACTCTATCAATTTTGAAATTTTTGGGTTTTGAACAGACTTTTAAAAATAGTCTTACAAGCTTGCCCATGGGCGGAGGAAAAGGTGGTTCAGATTTTAGCCCCAAAGGAAAGTCGGATAATGAGATTATGCGTTTTTGTCAAAGTTTTATGACCGAATTGCAAAGGCATATTGGACCTCATACCGATGTTCCTGCCGGTGATATTGGAGTCGGTGGACGGGAAATTGGGTACCTGTTTGGGCAGTACAAACGAATTCGAAATGAGTTTACAGGCGTGCTAACAGGCAAAGGACTCGCGTGGGGGGGGAGTTTGATCCGTCCTGAGGCCACCGGTTTTGGAGCCGTGTATTTTGTGCATCACATGCTCTCTCTTTTGGGTAAAGACATTGCCGGACAAACTTTTTCCGTCTCTGGATTTGGTAACGTTGCCTGGGGGGCGATCACTAAAATTACTGAGCTTGGAGGGAAGGTAGTTACCATCTCCGGGCCTGATGGTTACATTTATGACGCTGATGGTATTCATGGCGAAAAGATCGATTATTTACTGGAGTTACGAGCAACGAATAATGATATTGTTGAACCATACGCTGAAGAGTTTGGTGCCAAGTTTTACCCCGATAGAAAACCTTGGGAGCAAAAGGTTGATATCGCTATTCCATGTGCTACCGAAAATGAGGTGAATTTGGAAGATGCTCAGTTGTTGGTTAAAAACGGCTGCTTTTTATTGGCCGAAGCTTCCAATATGGGATGTACTGCTGATGCCGCTGAGTATTTGATTAAAACAATTAGTTATGCCCCGGGTAAGGCTGTGAATGCCGGAGGTGTTGCAGTATCTGGCTTGGAGATGACCCAAAACAGTCAGCGATTAAATTGGACACGAGAAGAAGTCGACGGACGTTTACACATTATAATGCGTGAGATTCACGACACCTGTGTGCGTTATGGTAGAGAAGGTGATAAAATCAATTATGTGAAAGGAGCCAATGTCGGCGGTTTTGTGAAAGTTGCAGATGCGATGTTGGCACAGGGGGTTGTTTAA
- a CDS encoding MotA/TolQ/ExbB proton channel family protein yields MMKKLFAFIAVFGMLYVGASNNVVAQDQAEDTPATEQVAAEETAPAVDLTADAEEEAAAEAEAGKSLHSQLKQKFIEGGPTFMSTVLISLILGLALALERVIYLNLSTTNTKKLLVNVEEALDNGGVEAAKEVCRNTRGPVASIFYQGLDRSDEGLDVVEKTVVSYGGVQAGLLEKGLSWISLFIALAPMLGFMGTVIGMIAAFDAIEVAGDISPSLVAGGIKVALITTVSGLVVAIILQIFYNYCIAKIDSIINNMEDASISLIDILVKHNLKK; encoded by the coding sequence ATGATGAAAAAACTATTTGCGTTTATAGCAGTTTTTGGGATGCTTTATGTTGGAGCATCGAACAATGTTGTTGCTCAGGATCAAGCAGAAGACACGCCAGCAACAGAACAAGTAGCAGCAGAAGAAACTGCTCCTGCCGTTGATTTAACAGCCGATGCTGAAGAGGAAGCAGCAGCTGAAGCTGAAGCCGGAAAATCATTACACAGTCAGTTGAAACAAAAATTTATTGAAGGTGGTCCAACGTTCATGTCAACTGTATTGATTTCTTTGATTTTGGGTCTTGCGTTAGCTCTTGAGCGAGTTATTTATCTAAACTTATCAACTACAAACACTAAAAAATTGTTGGTGAATGTTGAAGAAGCTCTTGATAATGGTGGCGTTGAGGCAGCTAAAGAAGTATGTCGTAACACTCGAGGACCAGTTGCCAGTATTTTCTACCAAGGTTTAGACCGCTCAGATGAAGGTTTGGATGTGGTCGAAAAAACAGTTGTTTCATACGGTGGCGTTCAAGCTGGATTGTTGGAAAAAGGATTGAGTTGGATTTCGTTATTTATCGCTCTTGCACCGATGCTTGGTTTCATGGGTACTGTAATTGGTATGATTGCTGCCTTCGATGCCATTGAAGTTGCCGGAGATATCAGCCCGTCTTTGGTTGCTGGTGGTATTAAAGTAGCTTTGATTACTACTGTATCAGGTCTTGTAGTTGCGATTATTCTTCAAATCTTCTACAACTATTGTATCGCGAAAATTGACAGCATTATCAACAATATGGAAGATGCTTCTATCTCTTTGATCGACATTTTGGTAAAACACAATCTTAAAAAATAA
- a CDS encoding asparaginase, translated as MENKSILIIYTGGTIGMVQKNGRGALAPVRFDQIADEVPEIRRLGCHLETIAFNPPIDSSDMSPKTWARLAKMIQRNYGKFDGFVVLHGTDTMAYTASALSYMLENLDKPVVMTGSQLPIGVLRTDGKENLITAIEIAAAQDNGMAIVPEVSVYFDNKLYRGNRVTKRHADHFSAFDSVNYPILAKAGVDIKFFHENIYHSEKKGILKISPNFDDHVVILKFFPGMNREIIEYVLCIPSIRGVVLETFGSGNVQTASWLLRAVRKALRRNIICVNVSQCQGGTVKMGQYQTSRELKKMGVISGKDMTTEAAVTKLMFLLGQGLGHDDIKLHLRKNLSGEISE; from the coding sequence GTGGAAAATAAATCTATACTCATAATCTATACTGGCGGTACTATCGGAATGGTTCAAAAAAATGGACGTGGCGCTTTGGCTCCGGTTCGGTTTGATCAAATCGCTGATGAAGTTCCTGAAATCAGACGATTAGGTTGCCATCTAGAGACTATCGCATTTAATCCGCCTATTGATTCGTCTGATATGTCGCCAAAGACCTGGGCTCGCTTGGCAAAAATGATTCAGCGAAACTATGGTAAATTCGATGGCTTTGTTGTTTTACACGGAACCGATACGATGGCATACACGGCTTCGGCATTGAGTTACATGCTTGAGAATTTGGATAAGCCGGTTGTAATGACCGGCTCCCAATTACCAATAGGTGTGTTGCGGACTGATGGAAAAGAAAATTTAATAACTGCTATAGAAATTGCTGCGGCGCAGGATAATGGCATGGCTATTGTTCCAGAAGTTTCAGTTTATTTTGATAATAAGTTGTACCGGGGAAACCGGGTTACGAAAAGGCATGCTGATCATTTTAGTGCTTTTGATTCGGTCAACTATCCGATATTAGCAAAAGCCGGAGTCGATATTAAGTTTTTTCATGAGAATATTTACCATTCCGAAAAGAAAGGAATATTAAAAATTAGTCCCAATTTCGATGATCATGTGGTGATTTTGAAATTTTTCCCGGGTATGAATCGTGAGATTATTGAGTATGTATTATGTATACCATCAATTAGGGGAGTAGTTCTGGAGACTTTTGGCTCGGGAAATGTTCAAACGGCAAGCTGGTTGTTAAGAGCGGTAAGGAAAGCACTTAGACGAAACATTATTTGTGTTAATGTTTCGCAATGTCAGGGTGGTACCGTTAAAATGGGGCAATATCAGACCAGTCGGGAGTTAAAAAAAATGGGTGTGATAAGTGGCAAAGATATGACGACGGAAGCAGCAGTAACCAAGCTTATGTTTTTGCTTGGACAAGGCTTGGGGCATGATGATATCAAGTTGCATTTGAGGAAAAATTTGAGTGGTGAAATAAGTGAGTAG
- a CDS encoding biopolymer transporter ExbD: MSKFRKNDTKELPPISTASLPDIVFMLLFFFMVSTTMREVTMKVQVTVPSATELSKLEKKSLVSYIYVGTPFKQYQSVFGSEPRIQLNDQFAKVSDIPDYITAEREARDEAEVPFMITSLKVDEYTKMGIVTDIKQELRKAAALHINYSSRKKAEER, from the coding sequence ATGTCGAAGTTTAGAAAGAATGATACTAAAGAATTACCACCGATTTCTACGGCTTCATTGCCCGACATTGTATTTATGTTGTTATTCTTCTTCATGGTTAGTACAACCATGCGCGAGGTGACTATGAAGGTACAGGTAACAGTCCCTTCAGCAACAGAATTATCGAAGTTGGAAAAGAAATCGTTGGTGAGTTATATTTATGTAGGAACTCCCTTTAAGCAATACCAAAGTGTATTTGGTTCTGAACCTCGTATCCAGTTGAATGATCAGTTTGCTAAAGTGTCAGATATTCCTGATTACATTACAGCTGAACGTGAAGCTCGAGATGAAGCAGAGGTGCCTTTTATGATTACCTCGCTTAAAGTAGATGAATACACCAAGATGGGTATCGTTACCGATATTAAGCAAGAACTGCGTAAGGCAGCTGCTTTGCACATCAACTATTCATCACGGAAAAAGGCGGAAGAAAGATAA
- the aspS gene encoding aspartate--tRNA ligase, translating to MYRTHTCGELRLENQGNEVTLAGWVQRKRGLGGMTFVDLRDRYGITQLVFDETSSDDITNQLKKLGREFVIQTTGIVRERSSKNNNIPTGEVEIDVKSLKVLSPSAVPPFTIEDESDGGDDIRMKYRYLDLRRNPVRENLILRSKMAHAVRSYLNELDFIETETPVLIKSTPEGARDFVVPSRMNEGEFYALPQSPQQFKQLLMVGGFDRYYQIVKCFRDEDLRADRQPEFTQIDCEMAFVEQEDVLNTFEGLTRYMFKEIKHIEIQEFPRMPYSEAIAKYGSDKPDTRFEMLISDLTEVVKGNDFKVFDEAEFIGAICAKGCIEYTRKQLDALTNWVKRPQVGAKGLVYVKCNKDGSFKSSVDKFYSQEDLKNWADATGAKAGDLILVLSGVKSDMLDALGALRLEMGKQLGLMDKNTFNPLWVIDFPLLEWDEDTKRHYAMHHPFTAPKPEDINLLDTEPGKVRANAYDLVINGVEIGGGSVRIFNSELQAKMFSLLGFTKEEADAQFGFLMNAFKYGAPPHAGIAFGFDRLVSLIAGLDSIRDVIAFPKNNAGRDVMIDSPSPIAKEQLDELNLMLDLKAKKN from the coding sequence ATGTACAGAACACATACATGTGGTGAATTACGACTGGAAAACCAAGGAAACGAAGTAACTCTTGCTGGCTGGGTGCAACGCAAACGTGGATTGGGTGGAATGACATTTGTAGATCTTCGCGATCGATATGGGATTACACAATTGGTATTTGACGAAACCTCTTCGGACGATATTACAAATCAACTCAAAAAGCTTGGCCGCGAATTCGTCATTCAAACTACTGGCATTGTTCGTGAACGAAGCAGCAAAAACAACAACATTCCTACGGGAGAAGTTGAAATTGATGTTAAAAGCTTGAAAGTACTAAGCCCATCAGCAGTTCCTCCATTTACAATTGAAGATGAAAGTGATGGTGGTGACGATATCCGAATGAAATATCGCTACCTGGATTTACGTAGAAATCCGGTGCGTGAAAACTTGATTTTACGATCGAAAATGGCACATGCGGTTCGTTCCTATTTGAATGAACTGGATTTTATTGAGACAGAAACTCCTGTTTTAATTAAATCGACTCCGGAAGGTGCTCGTGACTTTGTTGTGCCAAGTCGCATGAACGAAGGTGAATTTTACGCATTACCACAATCTCCACAGCAATTCAAACAATTATTGATGGTTGGCGGATTTGACCGTTATTATCAAATCGTAAAGTGCTTCCGCGATGAAGACCTTCGTGCCGACCGTCAGCCTGAATTTACACAAATCGACTGTGAAATGGCTTTCGTAGAGCAGGAAGATGTATTGAATACTTTTGAAGGATTGACCAGATACATGTTCAAGGAAATTAAACATATAGAAATTCAGGAATTTCCTCGCATGCCCTATTCTGAAGCCATTGCAAAATATGGATCAGACAAGCCAGACACCCGTTTTGAGATGTTGATTAGCGACTTGACTGAAGTTGTAAAAGGAAATGATTTTAAAGTGTTTGATGAAGCTGAATTCATTGGAGCAATTTGTGCTAAAGGCTGTATTGAATACACTCGTAAACAACTAGATGCATTGACCAACTGGGTAAAACGTCCTCAAGTTGGAGCAAAAGGATTGGTTTACGTAAAATGCAACAAAGATGGTTCTTTCAAATCGTCGGTTGACAAGTTCTATTCTCAAGAAGATTTAAAAAATTGGGCAGATGCAACCGGAGCAAAAGCCGGTGATTTGATTCTGGTACTCTCAGGAGTTAAATCCGATATGCTGGATGCTCTTGGAGCTCTTCGCTTAGAAATGGGGAAACAGCTCGGGTTAATGGATAAAAACACGTTTAATCCACTTTGGGTTATTGATTTCCCACTATTGGAATGGGACGAGGACACAAAACGCCATTATGCGATGCACCACCCATTTACCGCACCTAAGCCAGAAGATATTAACCTACTAGACACCGAACCCGGAAAAGTTCGCGCCAATGCCTATGACTTGGTTATTAATGGGGTTGAAATCGGAGGTGGTTCTGTTCGTATTTTTAACTCAGAACTGCAAGCCAAAATGTTCAGTTTACTTGGATTCACGAAAGAGGAAGCTGACGCCCAATTTGGATTCCTAATGAATGCATTCAAATATGGAGCACCGCCACATGCCGGAATAGCGTTTGGATTTGATCGCCTGGTTTCTCTGATTGCCGGACTAGACTCTATCCGTGACGTCATCGCATTCCCTAAAAACAATGCCGGACGCGATGTGATGATTGATTCACCATCTCCGATTGCTAAAGAGCAGTTAGATGAACTGAACTTAATGCTTGATTTAAAAGCAAAAAAGAACTAA
- a CDS encoding TatD family hydrolase, translating to MQILEMLIDTHSHIYSEDYKDDIDEVITRAYDNDVRKIMLPNIDSSSIKKMLDLADQYPQICYPMMGLHPTSVSEDYQEELELVKFWLKRRPFYGIGEIGIDLYWETTYLEEQSIAFRQQLKLAKEYKLPAVLHVRESFDEVFAIVEQENNNDLNGVFHSFTGTTEQAKKVIEQGFKIGVGGIVTFKNSGLDQVIGQIDPKHLILETDAPYLTPVPLRGKRNESSYLIHIARKIAELHDISVNEVAKVTSANATELFGI from the coding sequence ATGCAAATTCTTGAAATGCTTATTGATACACATTCTCATATTTATTCCGAAGATTATAAAGACGACATTGACGAAGTAATAACAAGGGCTTATGACAATGATGTTCGGAAAATAATGCTACCCAATATAGACAGTTCCTCGATAAAGAAGATGTTGGATCTGGCTGATCAGTATCCTCAAATTTGTTATCCGATGATGGGCTTACATCCTACTTCTGTCAGCGAAGATTATCAGGAAGAACTTGAACTCGTGAAATTTTGGTTGAAAAGAAGACCCTTCTATGGAATTGGGGAAATTGGAATTGATTTATATTGGGAAACTACTTATTTAGAGGAACAGTCGATTGCTTTTAGGCAACAACTGAAGTTGGCTAAAGAATATAAGTTGCCGGCTGTGTTGCATGTTCGGGAGTCTTTTGATGAAGTCTTTGCCATTGTAGAGCAGGAAAATAATAACGATTTAAATGGTGTATTCCATAGTTTTACAGGAACAACTGAGCAAGCAAAAAAAGTTATTGAGCAAGGATTTAAGATAGGTGTGGGAGGAATTGTCACCTTTAAAAATAGTGGGCTGGATCAGGTTATCGGGCAGATTGATCCCAAGCATCTAATCCTTGAAACTGATGCACCTTACCTGACGCCTGTCCCACTTCGAGGTAAACGCAATGAAAGTTCTTATCTGATTCATATCGCACGGAAAATTGCCGAACTTCATGATATCTCAGTTAATGAAGTAGCTAAAGTAACTTCAGCTAATGCGACTGAATTATTTGGGATTTAG
- a CDS encoding peptidylprolyl isomerase, with translation MKQAEIHTEKGIMKVHFYEDDAPLTVANFIKLLKEGFYDGVTFHRVIPNFVVQGGCPDGTGAGGPGYTIKCELDGDNQYHDRGVLSMAHAGRDTGGSQFFICHSRQNTAHLDRKHTCFGKVYEGLEVIDNIRQGDEIEKIVIIEE, from the coding sequence ATGAAACAAGCAGAAATTCATACCGAGAAAGGTATCATGAAAGTCCACTTTTATGAAGATGATGCACCTTTAACAGTTGCTAATTTCATCAAACTATTGAAAGAAGGCTTTTACGACGGAGTAACTTTCCACCGGGTAATTCCAAATTTTGTTGTTCAGGGAGGTTGCCCAGATGGAACTGGTGCAGGAGGCCCCGGATATACAATCAAATGTGAATTGGATGGCGACAATCAATATCACGATCGTGGCGTATTATCGATGGCCCATGCAGGAAGAGACACCGGAGGTTCCCAGTTTTTTATTTGTCACAGCCGACAAAATACGGCTCATCTTGACCGAAAGCACACGTGCTTCGGAAAAGTTTATGAGGGATTGGAAGTGATTGATAATATTCGTCAGGGAGATGAAATTGAAAAAATAGTAATCATCGAGGAATAA
- a CDS encoding cupin domain-containing protein, with product MAILKFEEVPYEIVREGLNRKIIHTDTLMTVLIDFTGGPWADPEPKHSHSHEQTSYIADGKIIFFCDGEEPKELVAGDMFAVTSGVPHTIQLLSETARLVDSFNPIREDFLK from the coding sequence ATGGCGATATTAAAATTTGAAGAGGTGCCTTACGAAATTGTAAGGGAAGGATTAAATCGAAAAATTATTCACACAGATACTTTAATGACAGTTTTAATCGACTTTACTGGTGGGCCGTGGGCTGACCCAGAGCCCAAACATAGTCATTCGCATGAACAAACATCGTATATTGCAGATGGTAAAATCATCTTTTTCTGCGATGGTGAAGAGCCGAAGGAACTTGTAGCAGGCGATATGTTTGCAGTGACTTCTGGTGTACCCCATACCATTCAATTGCTATCAGAAACGGCCCGTTTGGTTGATAGCTTTAATCCGATTCGTGAGGATTTTCTGAAATAA
- a CDS encoding sigma-54 dependent transcriptional regulator, producing MDVQEIKQRFGIIGNAEVLNRAIEVAVQVAPTDLSVLITGESGTGKEAFPQIIHQFSSRKHGKYIAVNCGAIPEGTIDSELFGHEKGSFTGAMSDRKGYFEEADNGTIFLDEIGELPLSTQVRLLRVLEAGEFMKVGSSKVLKTNVRVVAATNVDIPVAIQEGKFREDLYYRLNTVPIRILPLRDRKEDIFLLFRKFAMDFAEKYRMPPVRLDEEAQNVLINFDWPGNVRQLKNITEQISIIEQNRMIDGNAMRAYLPVEASKLPALYNGIDQKTFANEREILYQVLFDMKRDVNDLKKLVHDLMVDGADRPEFHSDNAQIIRKIYQQEEGPTAPEPHSHPPTHYNEPINREDIQDTEEFVEESLSLEDKEIELIKKALNKHKGKRKYAAQELGISERTLYRKIKEYDIN from the coding sequence ATGGATGTTCAGGAAATAAAACAACGCTTTGGAATAATTGGTAATGCAGAAGTACTTAATCGTGCTATAGAAGTAGCTGTACAGGTAGCTCCTACTGATTTATCAGTTTTAATTACAGGAGAAAGCGGAACAGGAAAAGAAGCATTCCCACAAATTATACATCAGTTTTCTTCCCGCAAACATGGGAAATATATTGCTGTAAACTGCGGAGCCATTCCGGAAGGAACCATCGATTCCGAGTTATTTGGTCACGAGAAAGGATCTTTTACCGGAGCGATGTCCGACCGCAAAGGTTATTTTGAAGAAGCCGACAATGGAACCATCTTTTTAGATGAAATTGGAGAACTTCCGCTATCAACACAAGTTCGTTTGCTTCGAGTACTCGAAGCCGGAGAATTTATGAAAGTAGGATCTTCAAAAGTCCTGAAAACCAATGTGCGAGTTGTTGCTGCAACAAATGTTGACATACCTGTCGCCATTCAGGAAGGAAAATTTCGCGAGGATTTGTATTATAGACTAAATACGGTTCCCATCCGCATACTTCCTCTTCGCGATCGAAAAGAGGACATCTTCCTGTTATTCAGGAAATTTGCTATGGATTTTGCTGAAAAATACCGAATGCCCCCTGTTCGTTTAGACGAAGAAGCTCAGAATGTATTGATCAATTTTGACTGGCCGGGCAATGTTCGTCAATTGAAAAACATTACCGAGCAAATTTCAATTATTGAGCAAAACCGGATGATTGATGGAAATGCGATGCGTGCCTACCTGCCGGTTGAAGCCAGCAAGCTACCTGCACTGTACAACGGCATTGATCAAAAAACATTTGCCAACGAACGGGAAATTCTGTACCAGGTTTTATTTGATATGAAACGAGATGTTAACGACCTAAAAAAATTGGTGCATGACTTAATGGTAGATGGAGCTGACCGACCTGAATTTCACTCGGACAATGCGCAAATCATTCGTAAAATTTATCAGCAAGAAGAAGGTCCCACGGCTCCTGAGCCTCACAGTCACCCTCCGACACATTACAATGAGCCCATCAACCGGGAAGATATTCAGGACACTGAAGAGTTTGTTGAAGAATCATTATCATTAGAAGATAAAGAGATTGAGTTGATCAAAAAAGCATTGAACAAACACAAAGGCAAACGGAAATATGCCGCCCAGGAGTTGGGAATTTCAGAACGCACCCTTTATCGAAAAATTAAGGAATATGACATTAACTAA